The Mauremys reevesii isolate NIE-2019 linkage group 1, ASM1616193v1, whole genome shotgun sequence genome has a segment encoding these proteins:
- the LOC120407976 gene encoding olfactory receptor 2G3-like has protein sequence MGNQTHIMEFIFLGFSNHPNLQILFFLVFLVIYTVTLLGNTLILTLTRADPTLHTPMYFFLSNLSFLDICYTSATVPVMLVNFFRHRKTISYAGCMAQLFFLITCAGTECVLLAVMAYDRYVAVCKPLSYPSIMSNRLCVQLAGFSWLCGLVNSLMHTLLTSAIVICKSNELSHFFCDVPLLLKLSCSDTSVNEAALHLASALIGLSPCLFTMVSYGHIISAILKIQSIKGRFKTFSTCTSHLIVVIIFYSTSNFNYNRPSSGYSLDIDTLVSSLYCIVTPMLNPVIYSLRNKEVKDALKKMGRKYFAAVARPRGREGERQ, from the coding sequence ATGGGAAATCAAACACACATAATGGAATTCATTTTCCTGGGCTTTTCAAACCATCCCAACCTTCAGATTTTATTCTTCCTGGTGTTCTTGGTCATCTACACAGTAACCCTCCTGGGGAACACGCTGATCTTAACCCTGACCAGGGCTGATCCAACCCTTCACACACCCATGTATTTTTTTCTTAGTAATCTGTCCTTCTTAGATATCTGCTACACGTCCGCCACAGTGCCAGTCATGCTGGTCAACTTCTTCAGGCACAGGAAAACCATCTCGTATGCTGGGTGCATGGCCCAACTATTTTTCCTCATTACCTGCGCTGGCACAGAGTGTGTCTTGTTGGCCGTCATGGCTTATGACCGATATGTGGCTGTCTGCAAGCCCTTGAGCTACCCAAGCATTATGAGCAACAGGCTTTGTGTGCAGTTGGCGGGGTTTTCATGGCTGTGTGGCTTGGTGAATTCCCTGATGCACACTCTCCTTACATCAGCCATAGTCATATGCAAGTCCAATGAACTCAGCCACTTCTTTTGTGATGTCCCGTTGCTGCTGAAGCTCTCTTGCTCAGACACCTCTGTCAATGAAGCTGCGCTTCATTTGGCTAGTGCCTTGATTGGACTGAGCCCTTGTCTGTTCACCATGGTCTCCTATGGCCATATCATCAGCGCCATCCTGAAGATCCAGTCGATCAAGGGCCGATTCAAAACTTTCTCCACCTGCACCTCCCATCTGATTGTGGTCATCATCTTCTACAGCACCTCCAACTTCAATTATAATCGGCCCAGCTCAGGCTACTCTCTGGACATAGACACCTTGGTTTCGTCGTTATATTGCATTGTGACCCCCATGTTAAACCCGGTTATCTATAGTCTAAGGAATAAAGAGGTGAAGGATGCATTGAAAAAAATGGGCAGAAAATATTTCGCTGCAGTGGCCAGGcccagaggaagggagggggaacgTCAATGA